The following proteins come from a genomic window of Deinococcus sp. KSM4-11:
- the zwf gene encoding glucose-6-phosphate dehydrogenase, which produces MTGTLPSDALVFFGATGDLAYKQIFPALQAMVARGTLTMPVIGVAKSGWTVDQLRARARASLTGHGGVDEAAFAALSAQLSYVDGDYNDPATFTALKAALGTAQRPLHYLAIPPSLFGTVTQHLAQSGCADGARIVVEKPFGRDLASARALNETIHQVFAEDRVFRIDHYLGKEAVQNLLYLRFANGVLEPLLNRDHVQSIQITMAESFGVAGRGTFYEEAGAIRDVVQNHMLQVVGLLLMEAPAQGGQEAIRDGVARLFKSIRTLAPADVVRGQMSDYHQERGVAPDSTVETFAALRFHVDSWRWADVPVNVRVGKELPVTCTAVTIQFRGPPQDVFGAAPALNLLRLQLTPGVQVTLGLNTKKPGAGMTGEAAQLVLHRQDWDGLAPYERLLGDALAGDATLFAREDEVEEAWRIVDPILGPVVPVSPYPPGTWGPPESDTLIGPDGPWLAVQPDLGGTGATPPIPPRPAPHGSDANPLPAVPATLAGRVGE; this is translated from the coding sequence ATGACTGGGACGCTTCCCTCGGACGCCCTGGTGTTTTTCGGAGCGACTGGTGATCTGGCGTACAAGCAGATCTTCCCGGCCCTGCAGGCCATGGTCGCGCGCGGGACGCTGACGATGCCGGTGATTGGTGTGGCCAAGTCCGGCTGGACGGTCGACCAGCTGCGGGCGCGGGCGCGGGCCAGCCTCACCGGGCACGGCGGCGTGGACGAGGCTGCCTTCGCGGCCCTGAGCGCGCAGCTGTCCTATGTCGACGGGGATTACAACGACCCCGCGACCTTCACGGCCCTGAAAGCCGCGCTGGGAACAGCGCAGCGCCCCCTGCACTACCTCGCGATTCCTCCCAGCCTGTTCGGCACGGTCACGCAGCACCTTGCACAGAGCGGCTGTGCAGACGGAGCGCGCATCGTGGTGGAGAAGCCATTCGGGCGTGACCTGGCCAGCGCGCGGGCGCTGAACGAGACCATCCATCAGGTGTTTGCGGAAGACCGGGTGTTCCGCATCGACCACTACCTGGGCAAGGAGGCCGTGCAGAACCTGCTGTATTTGCGGTTTGCGAACGGCGTGCTGGAGCCGCTGCTGAACCGCGACCACGTGCAGTCCATCCAGATCACCATGGCCGAGAGCTTCGGCGTGGCCGGACGAGGAACGTTCTATGAAGAGGCGGGAGCGATCCGGGACGTGGTGCAAAACCACATGCTTCAGGTCGTGGGCCTGCTGCTGATGGAGGCTCCCGCGCAGGGCGGTCAGGAAGCCATCCGCGACGGCGTGGCCCGGCTGTTCAAGTCGATCCGGACGCTGGCACCCGCCGACGTGGTGCGCGGCCAGATGAGCGACTACCACCAGGAACGTGGCGTGGCCCCGGACTCCACCGTCGAGACCTTCGCGGCGCTGCGCTTTCATGTCGATTCGTGGCGCTGGGCCGACGTGCCGGTCAACGTGCGCGTCGGCAAGGAGCTGCCCGTCACGTGTACCGCCGTGACCATCCAGTTCAGGGGGCCGCCGCAGGACGTGTTCGGCGCGGCCCCGGCCCTGAATTTGCTGCGGTTGCAGCTCACGCCGGGCGTGCAGGTCACGCTGGGCCTGAATACCAAGAAGCCCGGCGCAGGCATGACCGGCGAGGCGGCGCAGCTCGTGCTGCACCGGCAGGACTGGGACGGCCTGGCCCCCTACGAGCGGCTGCTGGGCGACGCCCTGGCCGGCGACGCCACCCTGTTCGCCCGCGAGGACGAGGTCGAGGAAGCCTGGCGCATCGTGGATCCCATCCTGGGCCCGGTCGTGCCGGTCTCCCCGTATCCGCCCGGTACGTGGGGGCCGCCCGAGTCGGACACGCTGATCGGCCCCGATGGCCCCTGGCTTGCGGTGCAGCCCGACCTGGGCGGCACCGGGGCCACGCCGCCCATCCCGCCGCGACCTGCGCCTCACGGCAGCGACGCGAATCCGCTGCCGGCAGTGCCCGCCACGCTGGCGGGCAGGGTGGGCGAATGA
- a CDS encoding ROK family protein, whose translation MTPARTVERPAVPVASTTAQRTPGGRRPQPSPAPRRVLAVDIGGTHVKFRVNTGDEVRRFESGPALTPAQMCMQLRSMCADWAYDVISVGYPGPVLHGRPVLEPHNLAPGWVGFDFAGALGHPVKLINDAAMQALGSYQGGRMLFLGLGTGLGSAMVADGIVEPMELAHLPYRKHTYEEYVGLRGLEKRGRKKWRREVGEVVHLLRAALEPDDVVLGGGNAELLHDLPEGVRLGDNANAFPGGFRLWDDDVNARPVTGATP comes from the coding sequence ATGACTCCTGCCAGGACAGTGGAGCGGCCTGCCGTGCCCGTGGCGTCCACGACGGCCCAGCGCACGCCGGGAGGCCGTCGCCCGCAGCCGTCGCCCGCGCCGCGTCGGGTGCTGGCGGTCGATATCGGCGGGACGCACGTCAAATTCCGGGTCAATACCGGGGACGAGGTGCGTAGATTCGAATCCGGTCCGGCCCTGACGCCCGCGCAGATGTGCATGCAGCTCCGGTCGATGTGCGCCGACTGGGCCTACGACGTGATCAGCGTGGGCTACCCCGGCCCCGTGTTACATGGCCGGCCGGTGCTGGAGCCGCACAACCTCGCGCCCGGCTGGGTGGGATTCGATTTCGCGGGTGCGCTTGGCCATCCGGTCAAGCTGATCAACGACGCGGCCATGCAGGCGCTCGGGTCGTACCAGGGCGGCCGGATGCTGTTCCTGGGGCTGGGCACCGGGCTGGGAAGCGCGATGGTCGCTGACGGCATCGTCGAACCCATGGAACTCGCGCACCTGCCGTACCGCAAGCACACCTACGAGGAGTATGTGGGCCTGCGCGGCCTGGAGAAGCGCGGCCGGAAGAAGTGGCGCCGGGAGGTCGGGGAGGTCGTCCACCTCCTGCGGGCCGCGCTGGAACCCGACGATGTCGTGCTGGGTGGCGGCAACGCCGAGCTCCTCCACGATCTCCCGGAGGGCGTGCGCCTGGGCGACAACGCGAACGCCTTCCCCGGCGGATTCCGGCTGTGGGATGACGACGTGAACGCCAGACCCGTCACTGGAGCCACCCCATGA
- a CDS encoding glycoside hydrolase family 15 protein, translated as MNTLPTFAMVGDGALAPGAPGMNPTWASSDKDFVTTSLGPGRVWATLGHGVLNEVYWPSTGEPQLRDLTFYLLGEDGRWIDLKRERRYALSTPAPYLPLPTVVHTGEDYTLTLEVLPDPLRDALLIRFDLTGPYRLGMIVSPHLDTNGRENVAWVDGALFAHQHRHVLCLTADVPLAMASAGIVGTSDGWQDLNAHGTLTWTYSKAGPGNVALSAALDGPAGVIALAFSNTARGAWTLARSGLAEGFDAAKREFLRAWSAWGKNLQFPAPTPELASLAQFSATVLKMHEDRTFPGAIVASLSTPWGDSTDTLGGYHLVWPRDATLAAFALIAADQLEDARRILARFIATQQQDGHWPQNNYPSGDPFWTGLQLDETAFPVLLAAKLRELGTPEFPGTPEMVRRAVGFVARTGPTSDQDRWEENPGVNPFTLAVAIAALVAGAEWLEDGERTDALRIADEWNERLETWCYVEPTALAHDLQVTGYYVRLAPPQADGGLGGQVMLRNRMGETVMASALVSLDFSYLTRLGLRSGTDPRVRDTVTVVDALLRVSTPSGDLYHRYNSDGYGEHDDGRPFDGSGIGRAWPLLTGERGHLALDAGEDALSFIQAIARCASAGGLLPEQVWDAAAIPERGLFPGRPSGSAMPLVWTHAEFLKLLVAREAGFPVERLRGVEARYALPRPATEWRWRNETPVQELPAARDLVIEAPVPFTLHCGWDGWQDAHDLQAVKGAFGLWLVRFGAAGLRVHATLEFTRLFGTDWEENTHQVKLQHPSPASLTTQE; from the coding sequence ATGAACACCCTCCCTACGTTTGCCATGGTCGGTGACGGTGCCCTCGCGCCGGGCGCGCCCGGGATGAATCCCACCTGGGCGAGCAGCGACAAGGATTTCGTGACGACCAGCCTCGGCCCCGGGCGGGTGTGGGCCACGCTCGGGCACGGGGTGCTCAACGAGGTGTACTGGCCCTCGACTGGCGAACCCCAGTTGCGCGATCTGACCTTCTACCTGCTCGGTGAGGACGGCCGCTGGATCGACCTGAAGCGGGAACGGCGCTACGCGCTCTCCACGCCTGCCCCGTATTTGCCGCTGCCCACCGTCGTCCACACGGGCGAGGACTACACCCTGACCCTTGAAGTGCTCCCGGATCCGCTGCGCGACGCCCTGCTGATCCGCTTCGACCTGACCGGGCCGTACCGGCTGGGCATGATCGTCTCTCCGCACCTCGACACGAACGGACGCGAGAACGTGGCGTGGGTGGATGGCGCGCTGTTCGCCCACCAGCACCGGCACGTGCTGTGCCTGACGGCGGACGTCCCGCTCGCCATGGCGTCAGCGGGCATCGTGGGCACCTCGGACGGCTGGCAGGATCTAAACGCCCACGGCACGCTGACCTGGACGTACAGCAAGGCCGGGCCAGGCAACGTGGCGCTCAGCGCCGCGCTGGACGGCCCGGCCGGCGTGATCGCGCTGGCCTTCTCGAACACGGCGCGCGGCGCGTGGACCCTGGCCCGCTCCGGCCTCGCGGAGGGCTTCGATGCGGCAAAACGTGAGTTCCTCCGCGCGTGGTCGGCCTGGGGCAAGAACCTCCAGTTCCCCGCGCCCACGCCCGAACTGGCGAGTCTGGCGCAGTTCAGCGCCACCGTCCTGAAAATGCACGAGGATCGGACCTTCCCCGGCGCCATCGTCGCCAGCCTCAGCACGCCGTGGGGCGACAGCACCGATACCCTGGGCGGCTACCACCTGGTGTGGCCCCGTGACGCGACCCTGGCGGCCTTCGCCCTGATTGCCGCCGACCAGCTCGAAGACGCCCGGCGCATCCTGGCGCGGTTCATTGCCACGCAGCAGCAGGACGGGCACTGGCCGCAGAACAACTACCCCAGCGGCGACCCCTTCTGGACGGGCCTGCAACTCGACGAGACCGCCTTCCCGGTGCTGCTGGCCGCGAAACTGCGCGAGCTGGGCACCCCGGAGTTTCCGGGCACGCCCGAGATGGTGCGCCGCGCGGTGGGGTTCGTGGCGCGCACCGGACCCACCAGCGACCAGGACCGCTGGGAGGAGAACCCGGGCGTGAATCCCTTTACCCTGGCGGTGGCGATTGCTGCGTTGGTCGCCGGGGCTGAGTGGCTGGAGGACGGGGAGCGCACGGACGCGCTGCGCATCGCGGACGAGTGGAACGAGCGCCTGGAGACGTGGTGTTACGTGGAGCCCACGGCCCTGGCCCATGATCTCCAGGTGACCGGCTATTACGTCCGGCTGGCCCCACCCCAGGCGGACGGCGGCCTGGGCGGACAGGTGATGCTGCGGAATCGCATGGGCGAGACGGTCATGGCGTCGGCCCTGGTCAGCCTGGACTTCTCCTACCTGACGCGGCTGGGCCTGCGGTCCGGTACCGATCCGCGCGTCCGCGACACCGTGACGGTCGTGGACGCCCTGCTGAGGGTCAGCACGCCCAGCGGCGACCTGTACCACCGCTACAACAGTGACGGGTACGGCGAACATGACGACGGCCGCCCTTTCGACGGCAGCGGGATCGGGCGGGCGTGGCCGCTGCTGACGGGCGAACGTGGTCACCTCGCGCTGGACGCCGGCGAGGACGCCCTGAGCTTCATCCAGGCCATCGCGCGCTGTGCCAGCGCCGGCGGCCTGCTGCCCGAACAGGTCTGGGACGCGGCCGCCATCCCCGAGCGCGGCCTGTTCCCGGGGCGGCCGTCCGGGAGCGCCATGCCCCTGGTCTGGACTCACGCCGAATTCCTCAAGCTGCTCGTGGCCCGCGAGGCTGGTTTTCCCGTCGAGCGCCTGCGCGGCGTCGAGGCGCGCTACGCCCTGCCGCGTCCGGCCACGGAGTGGCGCTGGCGCAACGAGACCCCGGTGCAGGAGCTGCCCGCGGCCCGTGATCTGGTCATCGAGGCGCCGGTGCCCTTCACCCTGCACTGTGGCTGGGATGGCTGGCAGGACGCCCATGACCTCCAGGCCGTGAAGGGGGCCTTCGGGCTGTGGCTCGTGCGCTTCGGTGCGGCCGGGTTGCGCGTCCACGCCACGCTGGAGTTCACCCGCCTGTTTGGGACGGACTGGGAGGAGAACACCCACCAGGTGAAGCTGCAGCACCCCAGTCCCGCCTCGCTGACGACCCAGGAGTAA
- a CDS encoding YncE family protein, producing the protein MNRLLALLALLAGAARAVDIYQYTHAGMLAPNVRNLTPRVYVPNGKDATVSVIDPATFSVIRTFKVDEEPQHVVPSHGMGALYVASDQGRQSLTPINPVTGLPGRPIPTPDPYNLYFTSDGRYAMVVAENAKELNFLDVKTMAPAFSLPVPCKGINHMDFSPDGQHVLAACEFSGDVLKIDLAARQITGKLHIGGMPQDVRISPDGTYYFVADMMKNGVHVINASGRQPREVGFIRTGKGAHGLYPSRDATRLYISNRDEGSVSVMDFRTRHLIAKWRIPGGGSPDMGSVSADGTQLWLSGRRSDVVYVFDTRSGAVIHTIRVGNGPHGLTYFPQPGRYSLGHTGNYR; encoded by the coding sequence ATGAACCGCCTCCTGGCCCTGCTCGCCCTGCTGGCCGGCGCTGCGCGCGCGGTGGACATCTATCAGTACACGCACGCGGGCATGCTCGCGCCGAACGTCCGGAACCTGACTCCGCGCGTGTACGTGCCCAACGGCAAGGACGCCACCGTCAGCGTGATCGACCCGGCGACCTTCAGCGTGATCCGCACCTTCAAGGTCGATGAGGAACCGCAGCATGTGGTGCCCTCGCACGGCATGGGGGCCCTGTACGTCGCGAGCGACCAGGGTCGCCAGTCCTTGACGCCCATCAACCCGGTCACGGGCCTGCCGGGGCGGCCTATTCCCACACCCGATCCCTACAACCTGTACTTCACGTCGGATGGCCGCTACGCCATGGTCGTGGCCGAGAATGCAAAGGAACTGAACTTTCTGGACGTGAAAACCATGGCGCCGGCCTTCAGCCTGCCGGTGCCGTGCAAGGGCATCAACCACATGGATTTCAGCCCGGACGGGCAGCATGTCCTAGCCGCCTGTGAATTCAGTGGGGACGTCCTGAAAATCGACCTCGCCGCGCGGCAGATCACAGGGAAGCTGCACATCGGCGGCATGCCGCAGGACGTGCGGATCTCACCGGACGGCACGTACTATTTCGTGGCCGACATGATGAAGAACGGCGTGCACGTGATCAATGCCTCCGGCCGGCAGCCGCGTGAGGTGGGTTTCATCCGCACCGGGAAGGGCGCGCACGGTCTGTATCCCAGCCGGGACGCCACGCGCCTGTACATCTCCAACCGCGACGAGGGTTCGGTCAGCGTGATGGACTTCAGAACCCGGCACCTGATCGCCAAGTGGCGGATTCCTGGCGGCGGGAGCCCCGACATGGGCAGCGTCTCGGCCGACGGAACGCAGCTGTGGCTCTCTGGGCGGCGAAGCGACGTGGTGTACGTGTTCGACACCCGCAGCGGCGCGGTCATCCACACCATCCGCGTCGGCAACGGCCCGCATGGCCTGACGTACTTTCCGCAGCCCGGCCGCTACTCGCTCGGCCACACCGGCAACTACCGCTGA
- a CDS encoding TetR/AcrR family transcriptional regulator, whose amino-acid sequence MPLSAASPRERILHAALTLLEEGGVDAVSTRSVSAAARVQAPTIYRLYGSMQGLLDAVAGVGYASYMQIKEAREPGIDPVADLQAGWDAHVAFGLAHPHLYTLMYSAPVRPGGQDAAQQGAELLRRSLRRVATEGRLGVSVERAAALLHASAVGVTLTLLGAPERDRHLAATMRDTILTAILAPPGAELSDASPAAQVAAHAVALAALLPELNTTLSAAERTLLLEWLGRLADSR is encoded by the coding sequence ATGCCGCTGTCCGCCGCGTCTCCCCGGGAGCGCATCCTGCACGCCGCCCTGACCCTGCTCGAAGAGGGCGGCGTGGACGCCGTCTCCACCCGCAGCGTGAGCGCCGCCGCGCGCGTGCAGGCCCCCACCATCTACCGCCTGTACGGCAGCATGCAGGGCTTGCTGGACGCCGTGGCGGGCGTCGGCTACGCCTCCTACATGCAGATCAAGGAAGCCCGGGAACCCGGGATCGATCCGGTTGCCGACCTGCAGGCCGGCTGGGACGCCCACGTGGCTTTCGGCCTGGCCCACCCGCACCTGTACACCCTGATGTACAGCGCTCCCGTCCGGCCCGGTGGCCAGGACGCCGCGCAGCAGGGCGCCGAACTCCTGCGCAGGAGTCTGCGCCGGGTGGCCACCGAGGGCCGCCTGGGCGTCAGCGTGGAGCGCGCCGCCGCCCTCCTGCACGCCTCCGCCGTCGGCGTGACCCTGACCCTGCTCGGTGCCCCCGAGCGTGACCGCCACCTCGCCGCGACGATGCGCGACACCATCCTGACGGCCATCCTTGCCCCCCCGGGTGCGGAACTCTCGGACGCCTCGCCGGCGGCGCAGGTGGCCGCGCACGCCGTGGCCCTCGCGGCCCTGCTCCCGGAGCTGAACACCACCCTCAGCGCCGCCGAACGGACGCTGCTCCTCGAGTGGCTAGGACGCCTCGCCGACTCCCGCTGA
- a CDS encoding aldo/keto reductase family oxidoreductase: MTTPTLPDTYRLGDRSVRRLGYGAMQLAGPGVFGPPRDPDAARAVLREALDLGINHIDTSDFYGPHVTNQLIREALHPYPDGLVLVTKVGARRPADGSWVPAMSAAELTSAVHDNLRNLGVDALDVVNLRSMGDGHGPAEGSLAEPLSTLIDLKTQGLIRHIGLSTVTPAQVAEAQTMTEIVCVQNHYNVATRQDDALIDDLARQGVAYVPYFPLGGFTPLQSTALDGVAATLGATPMQVALAWLLQRAPNLLLIPGTSSVAHLRENVAAATLTLPEDALSQLNAIGTPQA; encoded by the coding sequence ATGACCACCCCCACCCTCCCCGACACCTATCGCCTCGGCGACCGCTCCGTGCGGCGGCTCGGCTACGGCGCCATGCAGCTGGCCGGCCCCGGCGTCTTCGGACCGCCGCGCGACCCCGACGCTGCCCGCGCGGTGCTGCGAGAAGCGCTGGATCTCGGTATCAACCACATCGACACCAGCGATTTCTACGGCCCCCACGTCACGAATCAGTTGATCCGCGAGGCGCTCCATCCGTACCCGGATGGGCTGGTGCTCGTCACCAAAGTCGGGGCCCGCCGCCCCGCCGACGGCTCCTGGGTGCCCGCCATGAGCGCGGCTGAATTGACCAGCGCGGTCCATGACAACCTCCGTAACCTCGGCGTGGACGCCCTGGACGTCGTGAATCTGCGCTCCATGGGCGACGGACATGGCCCCGCCGAGGGCTCCCTGGCCGAACCGCTCTCGACGCTGATCGACCTGAAGACCCAGGGCCTGATCCGCCACATCGGCCTGAGCACCGTCACGCCCGCCCAGGTGGCCGAGGCGCAGACCATGACCGAGATCGTGTGCGTCCAAAACCACTACAACGTGGCGACCCGACAGGACGACGCCCTCATTGACGACCTCGCCCGGCAGGGCGTCGCGTACGTGCCGTACTTCCCGCTGGGCGGCTTCACCCCCCTGCAGTCCACGGCCCTCGACGGGGTGGCGGCCACGCTGGGCGCCACGCCCATGCAGGTCGCCCTGGCCTGGCTGCTCCAGCGCGCTCCCAACCTGCTCCTGATTCCCGGGACGTCCTCGGTAGCGCACCTGCGCGAGAACGTAGCCGCCGCCACCCTGACGCTCCCCGAGGACGCCCTGTCCCAGCTCAACGCCATCGGCACGCCGCAGGCCTGA
- a CDS encoding MFS transporter — MKRWSVLAAYALVTASTQLLWITYAPITKESAAALHTTVENVGWLSAIFQLIYILLALPAGRWLDRRFPAALGTGAVLLALGALLRVIAPQSFALQLAGQVAVAVAQPLVLGALTGLGTRYFPAAERPTAVAIGSASIFVGILLATLSGPALYAAGGLGRVLLVQAIPALLGAAWLLASLRTPAPYPAPAGEDGSLAWLRRDPFMWRLGGLLFLGFGIFIALSTWMEAILGFYGVTSVMSGTLLGVMVFAGILGSALLPPLVAARDQRRPLMVVALLLCGVALAAIAWRHGLPWLGGWLFVTGFFLLATLPVVLEWAERHAGPARQGAAVGFLMLLGNAGGLVLVLVVQGLIAGPSRPLLALGVAVLVALPFALGLPGQTRGIRAA, encoded by the coding sequence GTGAAGCGCTGGAGCGTGCTGGCCGCCTACGCCCTCGTCACGGCCAGCACCCAGCTGCTGTGGATCACCTACGCGCCGATCACCAAGGAGAGCGCGGCCGCACTGCACACCACAGTGGAGAACGTGGGCTGGCTCTCGGCGATCTTCCAGCTGATCTACATCCTGCTGGCCCTGCCCGCCGGACGCTGGCTCGACCGACGCTTTCCGGCGGCGCTCGGAACCGGGGCCGTGCTGCTCGCCCTGGGCGCGCTCCTGCGCGTGATCGCGCCGCAGAGCTTCGCGCTGCAACTGGCCGGGCAGGTCGCGGTCGCCGTGGCCCAGCCCCTGGTGCTGGGCGCCCTGACGGGTCTCGGCACGCGGTACTTCCCGGCAGCGGAGCGGCCCACGGCCGTGGCCATCGGCAGTGCCAGCATCTTCGTCGGCATTCTGCTCGCCACCCTGAGTGGCCCCGCGCTGTACGCCGCAGGAGGCCTTGGGCGCGTGCTGCTGGTGCAGGCCATTCCGGCGCTGCTGGGCGCAGCGTGGCTGCTCGCGTCCCTGCGGACTCCCGCACCGTATCCGGCTCCCGCCGGAGAGGACGGCAGCCTGGCCTGGCTGCGCCGGGATCCGTTCATGTGGCGGCTGGGCGGGCTGCTGTTCCTGGGCTTCGGGATCTTCATCGCCCTGAGCACCTGGATGGAGGCCATCCTGGGGTTCTACGGGGTGACGTCGGTGATGAGCGGCACCCTGCTGGGCGTCATGGTCTTCGCGGGTATCCTCGGCTCGGCGCTGCTGCCGCCGCTGGTGGCCGCCCGTGACCAGCGGCGGCCCCTGATGGTCGTGGCCCTGCTGCTGTGCGGCGTGGCCCTGGCGGCCATCGCGTGGCGGCACGGCCTGCCGTGGCTGGGCGGGTGGCTGTTCGTGACCGGATTTTTCCTGCTGGCGACCCTGCCGGTGGTGCTGGAATGGGCAGAACGGCACGCCGGTCCGGCCCGCCAGGGCGCGGCGGTGGGCTTCCTGATGCTGCTCGGGAACGCCGGGGGCCTGGTGCTGGTACTGGTGGTGCAGGGCCTGATTGCCGGGCCGTCCAGGCCGCTGCTGGCGCTGGGCGTGGCCGTTCTGGTCGCGCTGCCCTTCGCGCTTGGTCTGCCCGGCCAGACGCGCGGCATTCGGGCCGCCTGA
- a CDS encoding NADP-dependent oxidoreductase: MTSTSTTSREFQLAARPDGAPRDSDFALVQRELAAPAPGQVLVRNLYLSVDPYMRGRMNDVKSYSPPYALNEAMTGGALGEVLRSGTDALQPGDLVLHDQGWRTHALLSENQARKVDAIAGMSPSAYLGVLGMPGLTAYAGLLDVAAFKPGDVVFVSGAAGAVGSVVGQIARLKGASRVIGSAGTDEKTAWLTGELRFDAAFNYKNGPVAAQLKAAAPEGIDVYFDNVGGEHLEAAIGALRLFGRAALCGAISAYNATQPAPGPRNLALAIGKQLTLKGFIVGTYARHYQEFIREVGGWIASGDLHYQETVVDGFDHMPRAFMDLLGGGNTGKMIVRL, translated from the coding sequence ATGACCTCCACCTCGACCACCTCCCGTGAATTCCAGCTTGCAGCCCGGCCAGACGGCGCTCCGAGGGACAGCGATTTTGCGCTCGTGCAGCGGGAACTCGCGGCGCCGGCTCCCGGACAGGTGCTGGTTCGCAACCTGTACCTCAGCGTCGATCCGTACATGCGCGGCCGCATGAACGACGTGAAATCCTACTCGCCGCCCTACGCGCTGAACGAAGCGATGACGGGCGGCGCGCTGGGCGAGGTGCTCCGTTCCGGCACCGACGCGCTGCAGCCCGGCGACCTGGTACTGCACGACCAGGGCTGGCGCACGCACGCCCTGTTGAGCGAGAACCAGGCCCGCAAGGTAGACGCCATCGCCGGCATGTCACCAAGCGCCTACCTGGGCGTGCTCGGCATGCCCGGCCTGACGGCCTACGCCGGCCTGCTGGACGTGGCCGCCTTCAAACCGGGCGACGTGGTGTTCGTGTCGGGCGCTGCAGGCGCGGTCGGCAGCGTGGTCGGACAGATCGCCCGTCTGAAGGGGGCCTCACGCGTGATCGGCAGCGCCGGCACCGACGAGAAGACCGCGTGGCTGACCGGGGAACTGCGCTTCGACGCCGCCTTCAACTACAAAAACGGCCCCGTGGCCGCGCAGCTCAAGGCGGCCGCTCCGGAGGGCATTGACGTGTACTTCGATAACGTGGGCGGCGAGCACCTGGAAGCGGCCATCGGGGCGCTGCGGCTATTCGGGCGCGCGGCCCTGTGCGGAGCGATCAGCGCCTACAACGCCACCCAGCCGGCTCCCGGCCCCCGCAACCTCGCCCTGGCCATCGGCAAGCAGTTGACCCTCAAGGGATTCATCGTGGGCACCTATGCCCGGCACTACCAGGAATTCATCCGTGAGGTCGGCGGCTGGATCGCCAGCGGTGACCTGCACTACCAGGAAACCGTCGTCGACGGGTTCGATCACATGCCACGCGCCTTCATGGATCTGCTGGGCGGTGGGAATACCGGCAAGATGATCGTCAGGCTCTGA
- a CDS encoding nucleoside deaminase produces MTGESSPAPSGDDLLFLRQAIALSLEARDRGRHPFAALVVDEGGRVIATAMNESRPPDGDPTRHAELVAVAQAARALAPADLRRCTLYTSAEPCAMCAGAAYWCGVGRVVYALSEQRLLTLTGSHPENPTLALPCREVFAHGQRTVQIIGPTLEDEAAQAHEGFWS; encoded by the coding sequence ATGACCGGGGAGTCCTCCCCGGCCCCCTCGGGCGATGACCTGCTGTTTTTGCGGCAGGCAATCGCCCTGAGTCTGGAGGCCCGCGACCGGGGCCGTCATCCCTTCGCCGCGCTGGTGGTGGACGAGGGCGGCCGGGTAATCGCCACGGCCATGAACGAGTCCAGGCCGCCGGACGGCGATCCGACCCGTCATGCCGAACTGGTGGCCGTGGCGCAGGCGGCCCGCGCCCTGGCCCCCGCCGACCTGCGGCGCTGCACGCTGTACACCAGCGCGGAGCCCTGCGCGATGTGCGCCGGAGCCGCGTACTGGTGCGGCGTGGGGCGGGTCGTGTACGCCCTGTCCGAGCAGCGCTTGCTGACCCTGACGGGAAGCCACCCGGAAAACCCCACGCTGGCCCTGCCCTGCCGTGAGGTCTTCGCACACGGTCAGAGAACCGTGCAGATCATCGGCCCCACGCTGGAGGACGAGGCGGCCCAGGCACACGAGGGCTTCTGGAGCTGA